Within the Gossypium raimondii isolate GPD5lz chromosome 12, ASM2569854v1, whole genome shotgun sequence genome, the region TCCAAGAACACTGGTCACATCATCAAATCTTAAcgaaatcaaaatccaaaaatcaaaatgaatctAGTTGCCAAATTCAAGTAGCAAAGTGAAAAAACATATATAGGTACTAAAGTAGAGCAAAATGTCAAGtttaatgacaaaaaaatatattaaccctatattttatattaaaaattgactCAATTCGGTCCAACACATTAACATCTCTATCGAAGCCAGATGAATCGAGAACTTAGAAATATACTAACCCAAACAAAGATTGGATCCATCTTTAAATCagcaattttaattttttaattatttattagattgaTAATCTAACTAAAGACGTGAGTTGAATTGCCATACAAAAAGTTATTGAGGGttgaaaattaatcattttataataagtAATATAAGTTTATAAGTTAACATATACTCCACGTGTTACCTTTAGAGTGGAATTATACTATCATAGTGGTAATGACCAATATGATaggaaaaatgaagagaacaattttttaccctttttaaactttattgtttaaattttaaaaaatatatatgcgATGACGAGGAAGCGGGTGTTTTAATTCCATAAACTTCCCCAATACCCAAAAATCACACACAAAGTTGTGGTCTTCGTGCACTTAACCTTTCCCTCTATAAAAGACCCAAAACCTCTACCCTCTCCGCACCGACCCATCTCTCTTCTCCTTCATCTCCTCCGCCGGAGCTTAATTGCTTCGCCGTTTTTTATCTTCTCGCAGTTCATTTCCCATGGCGGCCGGCTTATCCGCTGCCGTACCCCTTAAAACTTTCCGTTCATTTCATCCCTCACCCAAGCCAAGGCTAGTTTTCAACCCTCTACTTCGCCTCCCACAGCTAACACACGGTGCTCGAAAGGAGACAAGGCTTTCCATTTGTTTCGTGTTGGAGGAACAAAAACATGTTGAACCCCTGACCGTAGTGAATCTCGTAGAAGAAGGATCTGGTTCCGAGGATTTTGGGAACAAACAGATCTTAATACCTCCACATGTGGCGGAGAAATTAGCTAGAAAAAAATCCGAAAGGTTCACTTACTTGGTCGCTGCTGTCATGTCTAGTTTCGGTATCACTTCCATGGCTATCATGGCTGTTTATTATAGATTTTCATGGCAAATGGAGGTCCATTTTCTTCTCcctttttcctctcttttttatttttaataccaCGATCAAATTACTGAACAAggttgtttcattttttttttttttggtaaggGAGGAGAAGTGCCCCTGTCTGAAATGTTCGGCACATTTGCCCTATCTGTTGGCGCCGCCGTAAGTTCAATGTCTTCCATTTTTCTCTGTAATAAACCTTTTATTTCAttgcttgaaaaaaaaaatgggtttcACTTGGTTTTCAGGTAGGCATGGAGTTTTGGGCTAGGTGGGCACATCGAGCTCTCTGGCATGCTTCCTTATGGCATATGCATGAGGTAAACAGaatccgacccgacccgaccatCAAAAAGCAATATAAATGAAATactaaattagggtttttattggGCAGTCTCACCATCGACCAAGAGAAGGTCCGTTCGAACTAAACGACGTTTTCGCCATTATAAACGCCGTTCCAGCTATAGCCCTTCTGTCTTACGGTTTCTTCAACAAAGGACTTGTACCTGGTCTATGTTTTGGTGCTGTAagtttgtttgtgttttttttggtctttaattattactttttttcaTTATCGTAATCTTTCTGAATCTTTCATGTTTATATTATTCCTTGATTAACGGTTTACTTCCTGATTAAAATGGCTTGGGATTAGCAAACTGTTTTTTGTCTGCATGTTTATTATTCAGTAACAAAAAGACTATAATACCCTTTCAGGGTCTTGGGATTACTGTGTTTGGAATGGCTTACATGTTCGTCCACGATGGTCTCGTGCACAAGAGATTCCCGGTGGGACCTATTGCCAACGTGCCTTATTTCAGAAAAGTTGCGGCGGCTCACCAGGTTAATTAACatgcaccacatttatttaaaaaagttcaattttaattttttttttctattttaaaagttgatttgatagtaacattaaaatttttctattaaatttaaatttaatataaagttattttttagttatatgGTTGTTATGATGCGAGTAAATTTTAGGCTAAACTACATTAGTCGTTACTTAGTTATAGTTTTTTGTCGCTCAACTATAATTAGAAAATAGTTACCtaactattactattttttatttttggtcatccaactataaaaagttacaaaataattacttaattatttaattttatctttttggtcacttaactatattagatttttgggtgtttctatttttacattagCCAGCTAGTGactacaaaaaaaattttgaatagttaggtgactattttgtaaaatctaaattaaaaaaaacacaattttatatgtatatacatattttaacttttaaaaattaaataaaaaagtttatttatttgggtttttatttggcGTTTTTCAGCTCCATCATTCAGAAAAATTCCAAGGTGTCCCATATGGGCTGTTTCTAGGACCTAAGGTAACCTATTAcctaaagttttaattttaataaataataaaaaaaagtttgctcttttttttttttttgaatttaattatatgatCATGTGCAACAGGAACTAGAGGAAGTGGGTGGACTTGAAGAATTGGAGAAAGAGATCAATAGAAGAATAAAATCTAGCAAGAGTTTATGAATCATATGAtggaattattataattataattccACTGTTTTAAAAGgggctctctctctctctctctcgctCTAACTAATTATATTAGTgtagagaaaaaatattttgtcattatcataaaatggaaaatagcTTTGTTTTTATCATTGTTGTTTTCCTATTATACCCTACTAGGGGGCccatgtataaatatatatacaattttcttttcttttgcaatcaaataactatatatattgtacatatatatcatttttcCACTAAAAGTAATTCCTTAAAAAAAACAGTTATTTGTAAAATCTTTTATTGACAAAATTAGTACTCTTGCTAATTAGATTtagttttattgttttttttaagttgtaaTGATTAACTAACTATTTCAACCACTCCTTCCTAGTCcatcttaaaatataatattttaatttagttcattttaacCACTTAAATGAATGGATAATTGCATCTTTGGTCTCTTCtagaaaattaatgatttaatttaaatcatttttcacACCAATTAATGATTCATTCTCCATAGTAAAAtcttgatttcaaatttttgaattaaataacttaactaattaactatctCACATGTAAAAGTACTACGGAGGCTTTTGTACTAAGAGTTGAATTACATTTTGCCCGCTCTACTTTAAAAAATGGCAAATTTGTCCATGTGCATTAGATCAAATACCAAACTGgtccttctattaaaaattagcTCTTGTATATCAGAATGAGGCACGCATTCTGGTTATTCTATCAGTCAtactagtttttaacaatacaaatggatgcaatttttaacagaatggaTCAATGTGCTTTTTAATTTGACgtataaagactaatttacccatttattaaatagatgagacaaaatacaatctaaacTCTTAATACAAAAACTTCCACAACACCTTTATCCCcacacaaaatttcaaaatagtgTTGACCAATATTAGTACTCAAAATCTCTTTGTCAACACATTCAAGGCTTGATTTGCAATATTATTGTATTTCATTTAGTGGGAAATAAAAGCCATTGATgataataattatgaaattaaaattgaccCAAATCCAACATGTTACTAGAGAAAAAAATTGGATTGCTGACTATTTGGTCAGATTGAGCTTAGAAGGAAAAACAAGCCTCCAAATCTATGACAATTGTCCTCATGATGCCTTAATAGCTCTGAATCAAAATAAAGCTAAGAGAGTTTTAGACCAAactaatttgatataatttctgcattattattattttcacacaAAAAAGAAGGTATATGTGAGCCTGGCAAGCCTTATCATAGAAtggtttattgattatattttatcaatgGTTTTAcataactttattttcttttttgaacatTAATTAACTTCATTATAGATTCTTATAATATATGTTCTTTtcaatatgatatttaaaattacatagcCTCAACCCGACcattaaataagaggataatatgCTTCAGTGCAGTCGAACCTACGTCTTCTCATACTGACAATAATATCAataccaatcgagctaagacttaATCAACCATTTATAACTTCgttaaattactaataatatataCTTTGTCAACCAAACTAAACGGTTCGTTTggattaatattttatcttttatcttttactcCCTAATTTCCAATgtgttgaattgatttgatgagTTGTCGAGTTTGGCTTGGTAAGAGCCAAAAGATATTGGGAAAGGaagttaactttttttaattatctaattaatagCATTATAGTcgaattaatataaattaatccaTGGACTTAGAAAGTATTAACTTCACCTAACTCttgttatgttttttattatactCATCTTACCTCCTTGTATTAACTTGATTGACATGGTACAAGAAGACGTGAGTTCGAGTGCTTTGaaacgtattatcctcctatttataagttgagaaagaattataaataaatttaaatattgtgtaaaaaataaataacataaccTATAacgaaattattttaaaaaattattttaaaattttataagcttaaattattttaattggcCAAAGCTAAGCCCACagactttattattatttggagTAATCATAGTGAAGCCAAAATAGAAAtcaataacttttaatttaatatattatcattgggaaatatttaatttttcaaaaggtGGTTAATCACATCGCCATTATCTATTTTATGTCTTTGACcaaactgttaaactattacTTAtgtatctaattttattttcttatacaTTAGAAAAAGACAAGTGAAGAAGAATTGTCCATAAATTTACAGTCAACAGTTAATGATTCCAATTTATTTGTCctgaattttaacttttgtaaCTGAgaattcacattttcttttttaatagaaaggaaAGGGAAAGTTTTTAGATATTGTGTGTCTTTAGATACTATAACCAATTGAAGGTATGGATCcgatctaaaaatgaaaaagaaaagggagatactctccttttttttgtttgtagcCTTTTGGCGACATGGCCGAGCGGTAAGGTTCAAAACCGGGTGTTGCCTGATCAACAAAAAACTCGAAATCCTAACGTCTCCTAACATCTAGGATtcaaggaaaaactaaagtagTGGAAGGGAGTCAGTAAATCTTGATATGGGGCCCTTACTAATGGAGTGGCTACTAGAAAAGGGTCGGCCTCTCTAATTAAGCTATTAGCTAAAGTTAAtttctcatcattttttttacttaccCCTAACTTCATAATTACCTACATTTGCTTAATTTTCgcataaaatttatgtaatataattattttttactataaCTTTTCAAGGATTGTGCTTTTATCGTTTTCCCATAAAATTTAgtaaagttaacaaatattaattttttaatctattttagaatgatttaataaacaatacaaatttaaagattaaaagagACTAAAACTTAAATGGAAGACTGAATTGATTGttttgtaaagttggaggactgaaaaattattatacctttattttatttaaaattatttgtatatatataagttcatttaaactatataaacttattcatttaAATGAACATGTCATTAACGATATTAACGATAAACAAACACgtttaaaagcaaaaataaatatattctttatttatttttatatgaaataatcaaaataaatattaataattatattacgaataaaaatttttaaaaaaattaattatataataatcgaactaaataaattttaaattaataaataagagattaaaactattatttttatattttttgtatttttcaaatttattttacgCGTTATATGTTCGGGGTTTATGATTATCTCTCCCAACAATATCATGTCGGGGTTTAAACATGAGTCCCTCATTGAAATTGTACCGAACACTTGTCGGTTATTAACTATTTTacgttattattattttttggtatttaacTGTTTTTAAACCATATATGAAACTACAGAGAAAAGGTAAGCTTGTTTTTATCTTTATTGTATGATGAAAAATCTCATGCAGATGGTATGAGAGAGAGAACGTTGATCCTTGAGGAATTAGAGAAACAGGCCGGCCATAAACAAGACAACTCGACGACAAGACTGAATTTGTCCAAAATTAGAGTCCAAACGTAAAACTTATTattgacaaaagaaaaaaaggaagtgATAGCTAGTGGGCGGTGACACGACTGCACCGGCATTGGTCATGATTTTCTTCTTGAAACCTGCTTTCATTTCATGGGCGACGTGTAAACTCAGCAGCGCACCGGCCGATCTCCGACTTAGAGGACCCCCCTCCAAAGCTAAATAATGCAGATAAACGTAAGCATAGTGGCCTTTGCACTCAACTTTGTAACCacaaaatacatttttaatttatttactatgGATTAATTGCACTACAACTtctgaattttatattttaaaataatttagtactaatattttatttaaaatattaatattatattaatcaagTTCTTTTATGGGCATAGTCATTACTTTAGCCGGTGCCAGCTTAAAATTAATGtgggttaaattgtaaacatgtttatatatatatatattgtctaattttgatctaatatgtgttttaaaagaagaaaatatatacCCTTCTAATTCCTAAATTTTAGTAACATAACCCTTCTTTTTCATTTGTCATATCTAGATTATCTACGAGGTAAGTACATACATGTAAAATTGAGTTCAGTTcgattcaaattattttattgaatttttcgAACCATCTATAATAATTCAGCTTGGCTCAATTTGGT harbors:
- the LOC105765515 gene encoding beta-carotene 3-hydroxylase, chloroplastic, with amino-acid sequence MAAGLSAAVPLKTFRSFHPSPKPRLVFNPLLRLPQLTHGARKETRLSICFVLEEQKHVEPLTVVNLVEEGSGSEDFGNKQILIPPHVAEKLARKKSERFTYLVAAVMSSFGITSMAIMAVYYRFSWQMEGGEVPLSEMFGTFALSVGAAVGMEFWARWAHRALWHASLWHMHESHHRPREGPFELNDVFAIINAVPAIALLSYGFFNKGLVPGLCFGAGLGITVFGMAYMFVHDGLVHKRFPVGPIANVPYFRKVAAAHQLHHSEKFQGVPYGLFLGPKELEEVGGLEELEKEINRRIKSSKSL